TTACAAGAAAAGACAAACGCAATTTGTTATCGGCAGATTGAATATCATATCAAACTTAATTTTACTAGGATTATTTGTGTATCGTTCCCTAAATTTATCTGGAGAAACTTCGGTTTCTGAGAAAGGTATTGGGATGTTCCTCCCTATTGTTTCTATCGTTTTTTTAGCTCTTGCTAACAAAGCCATCAAGAAGGATGAAGATCTCGTAAAATCTGTGGATCGGTTGAGATAAACCTTTTAACTTAGTTTATTAGTGCGCGGAAAAAACCTGAATTGAAATACATTCAGGTTTTTTTATGCTTTATTCTTACCCAGCCCTTATATCCTTTTCTCCATTTCAATCACTTCCAAATCACTGATCTTACCTTCGGACACTACAAATCGTAGCATGGTTCGTACCTGATGGAAACCGTGTTTGCCCGCAGCACCGGGATTCATGTGCAGCAGATTGAACTGCTTGTCATGCATGACTTTTAAAATATGCGAATGCCCACAGATAAATAACTGCGGAGGATTGTCCTGTATTTCTTTACGGATAGCAGGATTGTATTTCCCGGGATATCCCCCGATGTGCGTGATCAATACCGTCACCCCTTCACAGACAAAACGGTTGTTCAGCGGAAATTCCATACGGGCTTCATCATCATCAATATTACCATACACAGCACGAAGCGGTTTCAGCTTTTTTAATGTATCTGTCACCACCAAATCCCCAATATCGCCGGCATGCCATACTTCGTCAGCCTGGTTGACATATTTCAAAATGGTAGCATCAATATAACTGTGTGTATCGGAAAGTAAAAGGATTTTTTTCAAGGTTTATTTTTCTAACGTTATGGGAATCTGATTTTATACAAAGTTAACAACTCATTATCGAATTATCTAATGAACAAATTACCGATTTAACTATCTTTGCAAAACAAAAAGCACTTCACGTTTGAGATATTTTATCAGATTCGCCTATAACGGTAAAAACTACCACGGTTGGCAAATTCAGCCCAATGCCAGTTCTGTACAGGAAACCCTGGGTAAAGCACTAACTGTTTTGCTGGGGCAATCTATTGAGATCATGGGCGCCGGAAGGACCGATTCGGGAGTGCATGCCAGGGAAATGTACGCCCATTTTGATATGGAGCACCCTATGGAAGGGGATTTATGGGTACACAAACTCAACAATTACCTGCCTAAAGACATTGCACTATTTGAGATCATTCCGGTACACGACAGTGCGCATGCCCGGTTTGATGCCACCCGCAGAACCTATGAATACCACATGCATACCCATAAAGATGTGTTTGAAAACGAGAACAGTTGGTATTATCATAAAACACTGGATATTGACGCCATGAATGCCGCTTCCCAATTGCTTTTTCAGCATACGGATTTTCAGTGTTTCTCGAAGGTCAATACAGATGTCAATACCTTCAACTGCACCATTTTTGAGGCGCATTGGGAGCGACAGGGCAACAAAATGGTTTTCACCATATCGGCAGACCGTTTTTTACGGAATATGGTCCGGGCCATTGTAGGCACACTGGTCAATGTAGGGCTACACAAAATCACGCTGGAGGATTTCAATACCATCATCGAGCGTAAAAACAGAAATAATGCGGGATTTTCAGTCCCCGCACACGGATTGTACCTGACCAAAATCGTCTATCCGTATTTAAACTAATACCCCAAAATGAAAGCAATAAAAAGCGATATTTTTAAAAAGATAATGAAGTTTACCAAACCGTACCAATGGCGCTTTAATGGCGTGATCATCTGGGCGGTTTCACTTTCGATATTTGCGGCACTACGCCCCTACCTGCTCAAAAAAACAGTGGATAGCTATATCGAGCCCAAAGATTCCCAAGGACTTTTACTATACATTGTTATCATGGGCGTGGTTTTACTCTTAGAAGTAGCCTCCCAGTTTTACTTTGTATACTGGGCCAACTGGCTTGGACAGGACATCGTAAAAGACATCCGGGTAAAATTATTCAATCACCTCTCAAGTTTCAGGATGAAGTATTTCGACAATGCCCCGGTAGGCCAATTGGTCACCCGTTCGGTGTATGATATCGAATCCATTGCCAAAATATTCAGCCAGGGACTATTTATGATCATCAGTGACTTGATGAAAATGGTGGTGGTCCTGATTTTTATGTTCTTCATGAACTGGAAACTGACATTGATCGTTTTAGCGGCTATGCCAATATTATTATATGCTACCAGTGTATTCCAGAAAAAAATGAAAGTCGCTTTTGAAGAGGTACGTACCCAGATATCCAACATGAATACTTTTGTACAGGAACGCGTAACCGGAATGAAAATCGTACAGCTTTTTTCCAGGGAAGATATCGAATATGAAAAATTCAAAGAAATCAATAAAAAGCACAATGATGCGTGGTTGAAAAACGTATTATACAACTCCATCTTCTTCCCGATTGCCGATATCGTATCTTCACTTACCCTCGGTTTTATCGTTTGGTATGGCGGTATGAGTATCCTAAACGGAGATAACATTACAACATTCGGGGATTTATTCGCCTACACCATGCTGATCAGTATGCTGTTCAACCCTTTACGCCAGATCGCTGATAAATTCAATGAGATGCAAATGGGTATGGTTTCTGCCAACCGTGTTTTTGAGATCCTCGAAAGCGATGAACTGGTACAAGATACCGGAAAACGCGAAGCACCCAAATTCAAAGGCAGTATCGAATTCAAGGATGTACATTTCGGATACCTTGAAAAAGAAGAAGTGCTTAAAGGCGTAAGCCTGTCTGTCAATGCTGGGGAAACCATTGCGATTGTCGGGGCAACCGGTGCCGGAAAATCAACCATTATCAACCTGCTGAACCGTTTTTATGAAATCAATAGTGGTGAAATCAGTATCGACGGCATCAACATTGACGAGTTCCGACTGGCGTCCCTCCGCACCCAGATCGCTGTTGTCCTTCAGGATGTTTTCCTGTTTGCCGACACGATCCTAAACAACATTACCCTGAACAATCCTGACATTACACGTGAAGATGTAGTGAATGCAGCAAAGAAAATCGGCATCCACCAGTTCATTATGAATTTACCAAATGGCTACGACTATAATGTAAAGGAACGCGGTGTAATGCTGTCTTCCGGGCAACGCCAGCTTATTGCTTTCCTTCGGGCCTATGTAAGCAATCCTAGCATCCTGATCCTGGACGAAGCCACATCATCCATCGACAGTTACTCCGAAGAATTGATCCAGAACGCTACCGAAACCATTACCCAGGGCAGGACTTCGATTGTTATCGCCCACAGGCTGGCTACTGTAGTTAATGCCGATAAAATAATTGTAATGGACAAAGGGCTTGTAGTCGAACAGGGCACCCACCGGGAACTTTTAAGTTTACCCGATGGTTTCTACCGAAATCTCTATCAATCCCAGTTTTTAGCTGTAGCTGAAGAATAAATTAACGGTATACAGATTTTTATCTGACCAAATAAATAACTATTTTCGTGGTCTGAAATCAAATCCGCTTTTTTAGATCGTGGACGAGAGCAATAGAAATAATTAAAAATTTAGAAATGAAATACGATATCATTGTTTTAGGAAGTGGTCCGGGTGGCTATGTTACTGCGATCAGAGCTTCTCAGCTTGGATTTAAGGTTGCGGTTATCGAAAAAGAAAATCTGGGCGGAATCTGCCTGAACTGGGGTTGTATCCCAACAAAAGCATTGCTGAAAAGCGCGCAGGTTTTTGATTACCTGAAACATGCTTCAGATTACGGACTTACTATTTCGGAATTTGATAAGGATTTCGGAGCTGTAATTTCACGTTCCAGAGGTGTTGCCGACGGAATGAGCAAAGGAGTTCAATTCCTGATGAAAAAAAATAAAATCGATGTTATTGATGGTTTTGGAAAAGTAAAACCAGGTAAAAAAGTCGATGTTACCGATAAAGACAATAAAGTAACTGAATACAGTGCTGACCATATTATCATTGCTACAGGAGCACGTTCCCGTGAACTTCCAAACCTGCCACAGGATGGAAAAAAAGTAATCGGATACCGTCAGGCAATGACGTTGGCAGAACAGCCTAAGAAAATGATCGTTGTAGGCTCCGGAGCTATCGGGGTTGAATTTGCTCATTTTTACAATGCTATGGGAACTGAAGTAACGATTGTGGAATTCCTTCCAAACATCGTTCCTGTAGAAGATGAAGATATCTCTAAACAATTCGAGCGTTCCCTTAAAAAAGCAGGCATCACGATCATGACCAATGCTTCTGTAGAGAAAGTCGATACTACTGGTACAGGAGTAAAAGCTACTGTAAAAACGGCAAAAGGAGAAGAAATCCTGGAAGCTGACATTGTACTTTCTGCTGTTGGTATCAAATCCAATATCGAAAATATCGGACTGGAAGAAGTAGGCATTGCTACAGACCGTGATAAAATCCTTGTAAATACATTCTACCAGACCAATATCCCGGGCTATTATGCTATCGGTGATGTGGTTCCTGGCCAGGCTTTGGCACACGTTGCTTCTGCTGAAGGTATTTTATGTGTGGAGAAAATCGCCGGACTTCATGTAGAAGCATTAGATTACGGAAACGTTCCGGGATGTACCTATGCTACTCCTGAAATTGCTTCTGTAGGCCTTACCGAAAAACAAGCCCGTGAAAAAGGATATGAATTGAAAATTGGTAAATTCCCATTCTCAGCATCTGGTAAAGCCAAAGCATCCGGAACTCCGGACGGTTTTGTAAAAGTTATTTTCGACGCGAAATACGGCGAATGGTTAGGCTGCCACATGATTGGTGCCGGTGTAACCGATATGATTGCTGAGGCTGTAGTAGCCCGTAAATTAGAAACTACAGGTCATGAAATCATCAAATCCATCCACCCTCACCCTACCATGAGTGAAGCGATTATGGAAGCTGCAGCAGCGGCCTATGATGAGGTAATCCACCTATAAGACCACAACAACAGTTTTCAACTACTGTTACCACTATAAATCCGTTTTGAAATTTCAAAACGGATTTTTTTATATTTTAACCCAAGTATAACACATTTGACAGTGATCATCCTGTGATCGGGAAACAGAATTTTATATCTTTATAACTACCAAAATCCCAAATTATGATGATACGCCTCCCTATACTGGCCTTAATCCTACTGCTGCTTTCAGGCTGTAACAACATTTCGGATAAGCAAATCATTGAAAACCAGAAAAAAATAGAGGCTTCTCCCTACGAACCTAAAGAATACGTCGAGATTACCCACCCGGAATGGAGCAAAAATGCCACCATCTACGAGGTGAATATCCGACAATACACACCCGAAGGTACTTTTAAAGCTTTTGAGTCACACCTGCCCCGCTTAAAGGCTATGGGAATTGATATTTTATGGATTATGCCCATTCATCCTATTGGGATCAAAAACAGGAAAGGCACCTTGGGCAGTTATTATGCTGTCAAAGATTATTATGGCGTTAATCCCGAATTGGGGACTATGGCCGATTTTAAAGCATTAGTCGACAAAGCCCATGAAATGGGCATGTACCTGATCATCGACTGGGTGGCCAACCATTCTTCCTGGGACAATGAACTCGTCAGCCGCCATCCCGAATGGTACAGCAAATCGCCCGATGGCAAATTTGAACCTACCCCCTGGTACGATTGGGAAGATAGTATTGAGTTCGACTATAATCAACCCGGACTCCGGCAGTACATGACCGATGCGATGAAATTCTGGGTCGATAAAACAAATATTGATGGCTTCCGCTGTGATGTTGCTGGTTTCGTCCCGATTGATTTCTGGGAAAATACCCGCTCAGAACTGGACAAAATCAAACCTGTATTCCTGCTGGCCGAATGGGAATCCCGTGACCTGCACAAAAAAGCATTTGACATGACCTATTCCTGGAGCCTGTGGAACCGCATGCACGCCGTGACCACCAAAGGCGAAAACATGAATGGCCTGATAGAATACCTCGCACATGATGTGAATTCATTTCCAAAAAACGGCTACCGGATGACCTTTACCGACAATCACGACAAAAACTCCTGGGAAGGCACCCCGTACACCAATTTCGGCAAAGGACTGGAAGCCTCGATTGTGCTGGCCGCGACGGTAAACGGTATGCCACTCGTATACAGCGGGCAGGAAGCCGGCATGAACCGCTCGCTCGCTCGCTTTGAGAAAGATTCCATTCAATGGAAAGACCATCCATTCGCTCATATATACACCCGGCTTTTTACACTGAAACATACCAACCAGGCTTTATGGAACGGAAAGTATGGCGGTGAAATGATCCGGATTTTTAATGATAAGCCCCAACAGGTACTTTCCTTTTCCCGGGAAAAGAATTCCGATCGCGTGATCACACTGGTCAATTACAGCAAAAATCCTGTAACCGTTGTTTTAAATTCAGAATACCAAAAAGGAAATTATACCGAGCTATTCTCCGAAGAAACCTATCTGTTAAAAGGAAATGATACCCTTTCTTTTAAACCCTGGGAATACCATGTTCTTGTACAGCAAAAAAACTAAATTTTCCTTTGACCCTAACTGCAAAACAGGCCTATGCAAAAATTATTTTTCCCCTTATTTATACTACTCTTTCTGAACAGCTGCAAAGGAACCCAACCGGCTTCTGAAAAGAAAATAGACGATTATGTGTTCAAGAACCAAAAAGAGCGCTCCGCTTATCTCCAGTCCTATGATGCGGCACTGCAGCTCTGGCAGGTTCCTTTTCAGGAAGACGATATTATCACCAGTTATGGCACAGCCCACGTAATTATCGCCGGTCCCGAAAATGGGCAACCGCTGGTGCTTTTACACGGCATGGATGCCAGTTCCACGATGTGGTTTCCCAATATCCGTGCATTTGCGTCAAAATACCGTGTGTATGCCATTGATTTCCTTATGGAACCGGGAAAATCGATCTCCTGTGGTGAGTCGCTGAACAAAGAAGAAATTGCCAGTTGGTACCGGGAAATATTCCGGCATTACCATCTGGAACATATCGATATTGTTGCCGCTTCCCGCGGTGGTTACTATGCGTCCTATCTTGCCATGCAGCCGGATAGCCCGATTCAAAAATTGGTATTGCTGAGCCCGGCCCAAACCTTTGAAATGATTGATCAAAAAAACAAAGCCATTCCCGCCTTGCTGCTAAAATTTTTCCCCAACCGTAACAAATTGGAGAAAACACTACATGCCTTTTCTTTGTATCCGGACCGGATCAATCCGATCTATAAAGAGCAGTT
The Flavobacterium kingsejongi genome window above contains:
- a CDS encoding DUF4293 domain-containing protein translates to MIQRIQTIYLLIAFITTGILPFVFPLWADVSGKDYFFMKNMAYVVLFGLSTTLTVFSITSYKKRQTQFVIGRLNIISNLILLGLFVYRSLNLSGETSVSEKGIGMFLPIVSIVFLALANKAIKKDEDLVKSVDRLR
- a CDS encoding metallophosphoesterase family protein, which translates into the protein MKKILLLSDTHSYIDATILKYVNQADEVWHAGDIGDLVVTDTLKKLKPLRAVYGNIDDDEARMEFPLNNRFVCEGVTVLITHIGGYPGKYNPAIRKEIQDNPPQLFICGHSHILKVMHDKQFNLLHMNPGAAGKHGFHQVRTMLRFVVSEGKISDLEVIEMEKRI
- the truA gene encoding tRNA pseudouridine(38-40) synthase TruA, with product MRYFIRFAYNGKNYHGWQIQPNASSVQETLGKALTVLLGQSIEIMGAGRTDSGVHAREMYAHFDMEHPMEGDLWVHKLNNYLPKDIALFEIIPVHDSAHARFDATRRTYEYHMHTHKDVFENENSWYYHKTLDIDAMNAASQLLFQHTDFQCFSKVNTDVNTFNCTIFEAHWERQGNKMVFTISADRFLRNMVRAIVGTLVNVGLHKITLEDFNTIIERKNRNNAGFSVPAHGLYLTKIVYPYLN
- a CDS encoding ABC transporter ATP-binding protein, whose product is MKAIKSDIFKKIMKFTKPYQWRFNGVIIWAVSLSIFAALRPYLLKKTVDSYIEPKDSQGLLLYIVIMGVVLLLEVASQFYFVYWANWLGQDIVKDIRVKLFNHLSSFRMKYFDNAPVGQLVTRSVYDIESIAKIFSQGLFMIISDLMKMVVVLIFMFFMNWKLTLIVLAAMPILLYATSVFQKKMKVAFEEVRTQISNMNTFVQERVTGMKIVQLFSREDIEYEKFKEINKKHNDAWLKNVLYNSIFFPIADIVSSLTLGFIVWYGGMSILNGDNITTFGDLFAYTMLISMLFNPLRQIADKFNEMQMGMVSANRVFEILESDELVQDTGKREAPKFKGSIEFKDVHFGYLEKEEVLKGVSLSVNAGETIAIVGATGAGKSTIINLLNRFYEINSGEISIDGINIDEFRLASLRTQIAVVLQDVFLFADTILNNITLNNPDITREDVVNAAKKIGIHQFIMNLPNGYDYNVKERGVMLSSGQRQLIAFLRAYVSNPSILILDEATSSIDSYSEELIQNATETITQGRTSIVIAHRLATVVNADKIIVMDKGLVVEQGTHRELLSLPDGFYRNLYQSQFLAVAEE
- the lpdA gene encoding dihydrolipoyl dehydrogenase, with protein sequence MKYDIIVLGSGPGGYVTAIRASQLGFKVAVIEKENLGGICLNWGCIPTKALLKSAQVFDYLKHASDYGLTISEFDKDFGAVISRSRGVADGMSKGVQFLMKKNKIDVIDGFGKVKPGKKVDVTDKDNKVTEYSADHIIIATGARSRELPNLPQDGKKVIGYRQAMTLAEQPKKMIVVGSGAIGVEFAHFYNAMGTEVTIVEFLPNIVPVEDEDISKQFERSLKKAGITIMTNASVEKVDTTGTGVKATVKTAKGEEILEADIVLSAVGIKSNIENIGLEEVGIATDRDKILVNTFYQTNIPGYYAIGDVVPGQALAHVASAEGILCVEKIAGLHVEALDYGNVPGCTYATPEIASVGLTEKQAREKGYELKIGKFPFSASGKAKASGTPDGFVKVIFDAKYGEWLGCHMIGAGVTDMIAEAVVARKLETTGHEIIKSIHPHPTMSEAIMEAAAAAYDEVIHL
- a CDS encoding alpha-amylase family glycosyl hydrolase; translated protein: MMIRLPILALILLLLSGCNNISDKQIIENQKKIEASPYEPKEYVEITHPEWSKNATIYEVNIRQYTPEGTFKAFESHLPRLKAMGIDILWIMPIHPIGIKNRKGTLGSYYAVKDYYGVNPELGTMADFKALVDKAHEMGMYLIIDWVANHSSWDNELVSRHPEWYSKSPDGKFEPTPWYDWEDSIEFDYNQPGLRQYMTDAMKFWVDKTNIDGFRCDVAGFVPIDFWENTRSELDKIKPVFLLAEWESRDLHKKAFDMTYSWSLWNRMHAVTTKGENMNGLIEYLAHDVNSFPKNGYRMTFTDNHDKNSWEGTPYTNFGKGLEASIVLAATVNGMPLVYSGQEAGMNRSLARFEKDSIQWKDHPFAHIYTRLFTLKHTNQALWNGKYGGEMIRIFNDKPQQVLSFSREKNSDRVITLVNYSKNPVTVVLNSEYQKGNYTELFSEETYLLKGNDTLSFKPWEYHVLVQQKN
- a CDS encoding alpha/beta fold hydrolase, which encodes MQKLFFPLFILLFLNSCKGTQPASEKKIDDYVFKNQKERSAYLQSYDAALQLWQVPFQEDDIITSYGTAHVIIAGPENGQPLVLLHGMDASSTMWFPNIRAFASKYRVYAIDFLMEPGKSISCGESLNKEEIASWYREIFRHYHLEHIDIVAASRGGYYASYLAMQPDSPIQKLVLLSPAQTFEMIDQKNKAIPALLLKFFPNRNKLEKTLHAFSLYPDRINPIYKEQFYLANKYSKSNTSFIQMTPFSDAELGQITCPTLVLIGDHDIVNSATGIARAQRLIPTVETNTITDAGHFLTIDQAEIINTRVLEFLNRKNTAAPKKQLKI